GTGACGAACGTCGCACCGCCGCGCAGCACGAAGTAGACGACCACCAGCGTGAAGATCGGCAGCGCGATCCGCGCGACGCGCGTCACCTCGCGGTCGGTCGCGTTCGGCGCGAAGCCTTCGCGGTAGATATTGCGCGCGATCGTCGTCGATGCGTTCAGCATGATCAGCGAGCCCGGCACCAGCGCGGTCAACAGGCCCGTGCCGCCGACAATGCCGACGAACCATGCGGGGAAGGTCTGCTTCACGAGTCGCAGCAGCGCGAGATCGGTCTGCGCGCCTTCGAGCCCGTGCACGGTCATCACGGCCGCGAAGCCGACGAGGAACAGGAACGCGATCAGCACCTGGTACAGCGGCATCAGGATCACGTTGCGGCGCAGCGCGCGCTCGTCCTTCGCGACGTAGATCGCGGTAAAGCCGTGCGGATACAGGTAGTAGCCGAGCGACGTGAGCAGGATCGTCGAGTTGTACCAGCTCAGGTTGAAGCCGTGCTCGGGCATGCGCAGCAGTTCGGGATGCGCGGCGTCGATCCTGGCGAACATCTCGCCGAGGCCGCCGTAGTAGTGCATCGGCAGATACAGGCCGAGAAAGATCGCGATCGCGAGGATCAGCACGTCCTTGAAGATCGCGATGCTCGCCGAGCCGTGGATGCCCGATACGACCATGTACACGGCCATCAGCGTCGCGGCGATCCAGATCGCGGCCGCCTGCGGAATCAGCCCGTACGACATCTCCGACACGATCACGCCGAGCCCGCGCAACTGGATCATCAGCAGCGACACCATCGCGAACACCGCGACGATCGACACCAGCACGCCGATCGCGCGGCTGTCGTACTTCGCCGCGAAGTAGTCGGCGAACGACACGAGCCCGCGCTCCTTCGCGTAACGCCAGATCGCCGGCAACATCCAGTAGCCGATCACGAACGCGAGGCAGCCGTACGACAGGATGTAGAACGCGGGCACGCCCTTGCTGTAGGTCCAGCCGCTCGCGCCGAGGAACGAGAACGTCGAGAACGCCTCGCCGGCCATCAGCAGGAACGTCAGCAGCGAGCCGAAGCCGCGCCCGCCGACCGCCCACTGCTCGAGCGTGAGCTTGCGGCCGCGGCGCGCCATCACGCCGATGGCGAGCGCGAACACGGCGAACGCCGCGATGATGATGATCGAAGCGTTCATCGCGCGTCTCCCGGGCGGCCGGCGCGGGCCGCGTCGCGCTCGTCGAGATGGAACAGGATCGCGAGGATCGCGGCGGTGGCCGCCATCCAGACCAGGTTCCAGACGAGCAGGAACGGCAGCCCGAACAGCAGCGGCCGCACCTCGGCGAGCGAGCCACCCGCATACATCCCGACGAACGGCAACGCCGCCAGCAACAGTTTGAGTTTCATGAGTGCCTCCTCCGGAAGACGCGCGTGTGCGTCAGAACATCAGAACTTCTGGCGGATGCCGACCACCACCGCCACCTG
This window of the Burkholderia lata genome carries:
- a CDS encoding sodium:solute symporter family protein gives rise to the protein MNASIIIIAAFAVFALAIGVMARRGRKLTLEQWAVGGRGFGSLLTFLLMAGEAFSTFSFLGASGWTYSKGVPAFYILSYGCLAFVIGYWMLPAIWRYAKERGLVSFADYFAAKYDSRAIGVLVSIVAVFAMVSLLMIQLRGLGVIVSEMSYGLIPQAAAIWIAATLMAVYMVVSGIHGSASIAIFKDVLILAIAIFLGLYLPMHYYGGLGEMFARIDAAHPELLRMPEHGFNLSWYNSTILLTSLGYYLYPHGFTAIYVAKDERALRRNVILMPLYQVLIAFLFLVGFAAVMTVHGLEGAQTDLALLRLVKQTFPAWFVGIVGGTGLLTALVPGSLIMLNASTTIARNIYREGFAPNATDREVTRVARIALPIFTLVVVYFVLRGGATFVTLAIFSSSLLTQLVPMLASSFLKRPFGTREGAFAGIVAGAIVIAMTNYYGVTLASLFPGASNTVTSINPGLVALAVNAVVFIVISAVQRKLKARIAAPVGSA
- a CDS encoding DUF3311 domain-containing protein, with translation MKLKLLLAALPFVGMYAGGSLAEVRPLLFGLPFLLVWNLVWMAATAAILAILFHLDERDAARAGRPGDAR